The following are encoded in a window of Phocoena phocoena chromosome 2, mPhoPho1.1, whole genome shotgun sequence genomic DNA:
- the CLEC14A gene encoding C-type lectin domain family 14 member A: MRQALALCLLWQTFWPRPGSGEHPTADRAGCSASGACYSLHHATFKRQEAEEACSLRGGALSTVRGDAELRAVVALLRAGPGPGGGSKDLLFWVALERRRSNCTLENEPLRGFSWLSPDVGGSESDTLQWVEEPQRSCTARSCAGLQATRGTEPAGWKEMRCHQRANGYLCKYQFEGLCPAPRPGAASDLSYRAPFQLYSAALDFSPPGTEVSALCPGQLSITATCTSDEVGARWDGIPSGAVLCPCPGRYLRAGKCVELLDCLDDLGVFACECAAGFVLGKDGRSCVTNGEGQPAPGGTKVPTWHPPATEASPVPKGTWSPSVREKPGEIPHAPGQGSSATSIPEIPRWGAQGTTSTLQISPQTEAKADINSSGSVIPKFNSTSSSDNPQVFDSSTVVFILVSIAVVVLVILTVTVLGLFKLCFHKSPSPRPRKGPLASPGMESDAEATALSSSSTHCTDNGVKVGDCGLRDRVEGASLTGSSLGSGDT, encoded by the coding sequence ATGAGGCAGGCGCTCGCCCTGTGCCTTCTCTGGCAGACGTTCTGGCCCCGGCCCGGCAGTGGAGAGCACCCCACCGCCGACCGCGCGGGCTGCTCGGCTTCGGGGGCCTGCTACAGCCTGCACCACGCTACCTTCAAGCGGCAGGAGGCCGAGGAGGCCTGCAGCCTGCGCGGCGGGGCGCTCAGCACGGTGCGCGGGGACGCCGAGCTCCGCGCGGTGGTCGCGCTTTTGCGGGCGGGCCCGGGGCCCGGAGGGGGCTCCAAAGACCTTCTCTTCTGGGTGGCGCTGGAGCGCAGGCGATCCAACTGCACCCTGGAGAATGAGCCGTTGCGGGGTTTCTCCTGGTTGTCCCCCGACGTCGGCGGGTCCGAAAGCGACACGCTGCAGTGGGTGGAGGAGCCCCAACGCTCCTGCACCGCTCGGAGCTGCGCGGGACTCCAGGCCACCCGGGGAACCGAGCCCGCAGGCTGGAAGGAGATGCGATGCCACCAGCGCGCCAACGGCTATCTGTGCAAGTACCAGTTCGAGGGCTTATGCCCCGCACCGCGCCCGGGGGCCGCTTCTGACTTGAGCTACCGCGCGCCTTTCCAGCTTTACAGCGCGGCGCTGGACTTCAGTCCCCCTGGGACCGAGGTGAGTGCGCTCTGCCCCGGGCAGCTCTCCATCACGGCCACCTGCACCTCGGACGAGGTCGGCGCCCGCTGGGACGGGATACCCTCCGGGGCTGTGCTCTGTCCCTGTCCCGGAAGGTACCTACGTGCTGGCAAATGCGTGGAGCTCCTTGACTGCCTAGACGACTTGGGAGTCTTTGCTTGCGAGTGTGCTGCGGGCTTCGTGCTAGGGAAAGACGGACGCTCTTGTGTAACCAATGGGGAAGGACAGCCGGCCCCTGGGGGGACCAAGGTGCCCACCTGGCACCCGCCAGCCACTGAAGCCAGCCCCGTGCCGAAGGGAACGTGGTCACCCAGTGTCCGGGAGAAGCCAGGAGAGATACCCCATGCCCCTGGACAAGGCAGTTCAGCAACATCTATTCCCGAGATTCCTCGGTGGGGAGCACAGGGCACAACATCTACTCTTCAAATATCCCCTCAAACAGAGGCAAAGGCCGACATCAACTCTTCTGGAAGCGTGATTCCCAAGTTTAATTCCACGTCTTCCTCTGACAATCCCCAGGTTTTCGATTCTTCCACCGTGGTCTTCATACTTGTGAGCATAGCGGTAGTAGTGTTGGTGATATTGACCGTGACAGTGCTGGGGCTTTTCAAACTCTGCTTCCACAAGAGCCCTTCCCCTCGGCCAAGAAAGGGGCCTTTGGCTTCCCCGGGCATGGAGAGTGATGCTGAGGCCACTGCTCTGAGCTCCAGTTCTACACATTGCACAGACAATGGGGTGAAGGTCGGAGATTGTGGTCTGCGGGACAGAGTAGAGGGAGCCTCGTTGACGGGGTCCTCTCTTGGCTCTGGTGACACATAG